A region from the Lolium perenne isolate Kyuss_39 chromosome 4, Kyuss_2.0, whole genome shotgun sequence genome encodes:
- the LOC127348679 gene encoding dirigent protein 1-like, giving the protein MSSKQTMQLLPVLVSLAVLFVGAAAARKTTHIKFYMHDVVTAVPSSPATTAVRIARGVTPLPLEPTIRFGDMFIIDDPLTEGPDAASPVVGKAQGFYIFASQTDFALMLTVNMVFTAGPHNGSTIAVLSRDAILDPVRELPIVGGTGVFRGATGYGLLRTYSANSTTLNAVLEVDMYVRARV; this is encoded by the coding sequence ATGTCTAGCAAGCAGACCATGCAGCTCCTTCCAGTCTTAGTCTCCTTGGCCGTCCTCTTCGTGGGAGCGGCGGCGGCCAGGAAGACGACGCACATCAAGTTCTACATGCACGACGTGGTGACGGCGGTGCCGTCGAGCCCAGCGACGACGGCGGTGCGCATCGCCAGGGGAGTGACGCCACTGCCCCTCGAACCCACCATCCGGTTCGGGGACATGTTCATCATCGACGATCCTCTGACGGAGGGGCCCGACGCGGCGTCCCCGGTCGTCGGCAAAGCGCAAGGGTTCTACATCTTCGCGTCGCAGACGGACTTCGCGCTGATGCTGACCGTCAACATGGTCTTCACGGCGGGGCCGCACAACGGCAGCACCATCGCCGTGCTCTCAAGGGACGCCATCCTCGACCCCGTCAGGGAGCTGCCGATCGTTGGCGGCACCGGGGTGTTCCGCGGGGCCACCGGGTATGGTCTGCTCCGGACATACTCGGCAAACAGCACCACCTTGAACGCGGTTCTCGAGGTCGACATGTACGTCCGCGCGCGTGTGTAA